The nucleotide sequence AATACCTCATTTCTGGCTGATTTTTTACGGCTAAGTAATCTATCCCAGTACTTTTACGACGTAATTTTCAAGTATTACTTTTCGATGGCTTTCTAAAAGGCCTTTATGATACAATCATCAGCCACCAACAGCGATAGCCTGGCCTTCAATGCACTACTCATCAATGCCATGCCAGGCAATCATCTGGTGCTGTTGCCGAACGCGCCAACGTTTACCATTGCAGCTATATCGGACGAATACCTGGCCGAACTCAACCTTCCGCGTGAAATCATGGTGGGTTATGGCGTGTTTGAGGTATTCTTCAGCGACGCAGTAAACGATGCCGTTGCCGGACAGCTTATGCAATCGCTGACTCAACTGCTGCAAACAAAACAGGCCCATTTCATGCCCGACCAGCAGCATAGGTGGCCTAACGCTAAAACGGGGCTGCCGGAGTGGCGCACCTGGCGTCCGGTCAATAAACCGGTTATTGGTCCCGACAAGGAAGTCATCTATATTATTCACACCATTGAGGACGTCACTAATGCGCTGCAACTGGTGGAGATCACCGAGGCTAACCGGTATTTACAAACCATCATCAATCTATTAAAAGAACCCCTGCAGGTTCTGCAACCGGTTTTTGAAGACGGCGAAATTGTTGACTTTCGCTTTAAACTCACGAACCAGGCCTATGCATCGTATGCAAACGCCACCCCGGAGCAATTGCAGGGAAAACGGGTGGGCGATGTTTTTCCGAGCTATTTCGAAACGGCAAGTTTCATTAACTCAGTTAAAACCTACCAAACTGGTCAGCCGCTCACTTTTGAAATTCACTACGACAAGGACGGCCTGGACCTGTACAATCTGATGAGTACTTCCCGGCTCGATGACGAAGTCGTCATTCACTTTACCGATTTTACCCGTCTGAGGCAGCTCCAGCTTCAACTCGAAAGCAAGATTGACGAATTAAAACGCTCGAATGATCATCTTCAGCAGTTCGCCTACGCATCCTCCCATGATTTACAGGAACCACTGCGAAAGATTCAACAGTTCGGTGATTTGCTCAGAAGCAGCTACGCCGAGGAACTCGGGGCAGGTCTTAGCTACCTGGAACGAATGCAGTCAGCCGCCGGACGCATGTCGGTACTCATCAAAGATCTACTGACCTTTTCGCGCATTGGTACTAACCAGGCCGCCAGTCAATGGGTTGCGCTGGGCACCCTGGTAGAGGAAGCCCTGACCGATCTGGAACTGGTCGTGGCGGAAACAGGGGCAGTAATTCAGGTAGCGCCCCTGCCGACGGTCTTGGGCGATCGGCTGCAGCTAAGTCTGTTATTTGGCAATCTGCTTTCGAATGCGCTTAAGTTCCGTCACGAAAACCGCAGACCGGTAATCACGGTCAAGGCGCGCCAGATAAAGTCCAGTGCACTGCCCGCAGGGTTACGCACAGGCCGGGAGGTCGCGGCTTATCACCTCATTGAGGTTTGCGACAACGGAATTGGCTTTGATGAAAAATACACCGATCGCATTTTCCAGGTATTCCAGCGCCTGCATGGCCACAGTGCCTACGCCGGAACGGGTATCGGCCTGGCGATCTGTGAGAAAGTGGTAACGAGTCATGGCGGAGCTATCACCGCCCATAGTCAGGTAGGGCAAGGCGCCACGTTCCAGGTCTACTTACCTGCTTGAACTGATTGTTTCCTTACCCCGATTGAGGAGCCCGTTTTGAAAATAGATAACCATGTCGGTAGCGACGGGTTTGTGTTCCAGCATCCGGACCATCTTGGCCAGCTGCCCCCGGTGGTAGGTGCTATAGTTAACGGTATGGTTCATGAGTTGCCAAAGTGGCATTCGAAAACGTTCACCCCGCCGGGTCTCCAATTCAAAAATACGGTCCGGCTTAGCTTCGTCAACCAGACTAATCATCTTAATAAAACGATTGAGCAGAAGTCCTATGGCTTACTGTTCGCCGGGAACCGATGCGGACAGCGTTCGGAGAGACTCGTTCTGCCGACGTAATCGCTGGCACAGCACCCGGATAATGTTCTGCAGCACCTCGCTGCGCTCTTCCATCAGATCGTAAAAATCATCCAATAATCATCGGCCTTCCTATCACTTACTTCGTTGTCAGGAACTGGCTGGCTCATTATGCGACCAGGATCGAGTTAAGCGATTGGCTTTCTGCTGGGCCAGCCCTATTAATGCTGTTTCTGGTCTTAGTTTCGATTGGTAGTCGAACCGTATCTACTGCCCTGATGAACCCAGTCAAATCGTTACGGTCAGAATGAAGCGTACTGAAAGTAGCAGTACGCTTCGTACAAACCATTTCTCTAGAGATGGTCTGCACTGATAGAACATACCATAAATCAAATAAACCGTTCTATAAAAAAACAGAAAGCGTTTTCTGAGCGAATTTATATAGTAAAGGCTACTTATCTAACTCGACCAGTCTTACTCTTTAACAAACTGGATAATAAAGCCTCCCTTAGGGGCCAAAGTGTAGGCCCAGGTAGACGTAAGGGGATAGGTTTCCGTTTTAAACGTCATCAATGGATTTTCGCCTTCCGTAATAACTCTAAATTTAGAAAACCCCTTAGCATACTTGGCCAGATTCAGGTTGACAGGGGCGGCCTTATTCGTGCCATTTATACCGACAATGTAAGAAAGACCTTCCTTCTGACGAGCGATTATGAGCTGTTCCCCCGGTTGAGCTACAATAGGTTCCGTTTTATCCCAGCTGGCCGGCATGTCTTTCAATAACTGTCGAACCGGCGCAGGTAAGGAATCAAATACCTCTTTTGAATCGGCAAAATGAATTATGCCCGACGTATAGATCATGGCCGTAGCCAGCTCATGAACGGCCGTGTTCAACCGGGGATATTTTCGGATGGTCAGGGCAAACGGGGTGTAGTCTGTTGGGCCGGCTACGTTTCTGGTGAAGGGCAATATGGTATTCTGCTCGGCGGCTAAATCAGGATATCTGGGTTCATAGAAATAACTTTCCGCTCCTAAAACCGCTTCGGCGGTCATGAAATTTGGCCAGGTTCGATGCCAGCCCCTTGGAACCGTAACACCATGAAGATTTACCAGTAAATGCTCTTTAGCGGCATCCTCAAAAAGGGACTGAAAGCAAGCCATTACCTCCTGCCGGTCGGAACACCAAAAATCGATTTTAATGCCTTTGACGCCCAGAGCCGCCAATTCTTTGAATTTCTTTTTTCTTTTTGCTGCGTCGAAATACGAGGCTGAATAAGCCCACACCATGGGTTTGACGCCCTTAGAAGTGGCCTTGGCAATAATGCCCCCTTCTTTGTCAGCTTTCTCCCAGCCCGCATCAAACAGCGTATAGCCGAAGCCGAAAGAAGCGGCAAGATCAGTGAATTGGTTATAAATTTCAGGGGAGTGATCCTCGGGATGAGACCACCAGGACCAGGTGGCTTTTCCGCCTTCGATCCAGGACGTATCGTCCAGTTTAGAGGCAGGCGCTAAATCGGTAATTAATGTTGACAGCAGGATATCCCCGGCCTGATCACCAATGATGATCACCCGCCAGGGCATGGTCCAGGGAAGATTGAATGCCGGATTATTATTTTCGCCCAGGGGCAGGGTATATTTTTCGTCTTTTTCAGCAAAGGCAATTTTATACAGTCCGCCCTCCGAATTGGGTTGTAAATGACAACCTGGAAACGAACCATCCGTTCCGGACTCCGCAATCAAAACCCAGTTTTTGCGATCATTTACGTTAAAAAGGGCAGGCATACACCACCCGACAGAAGGATTGCGGGGCTTACGGATAGAGTCACCGGGATGTATGTTGAGGTAAAAATCTTCATAACCTGGGGTGTATTTTCCCGCTTTATTATACGGCTGCAACCAACCTTTCGCATTTTTTTCAATTCGAAATCCTGTGATCTCATTGTTGATCACCCGTAATTTTTTGTCTTGGTCCGGAAACCGGTAACGGAAAGCAACACCCTCCTTCCCAGTAACTAAATCAACGATCATGAGCGCGCCCGAACTATTTTTAAACGTTACGCTCTTGGTTTCAAAAGCATGATCAATCGCTTTGACATTACCTACCTTCAGGTCGTATTTCTCCCTTCTTTCTTCAATGGGTGAAACGTTAACCACGGAAAGACCAGACGTAAAATTCTGATCGTCACAGGCCAGACCAAGCGGAGAATCGGCAATAATGAGTTTATCCCGGCGTGTTACTCGGTACTGCAGCTCTCCCTTTTTGGTCAAAGACAATATAATTTTATTGGCTCCAATCTTTGAACTTAGACCCATCGACTGACTGGCTGCGTTGAAGCCGCTGAAAAGAACAATGGCGCCGACTAAAAGGGGAAGGACTTTATAAATGGATACATTTCTCATACTACTGGTTGTGGTTCTTAGTGCCACGCAGGCAACCTGTGAAAAACATAGCTTGTAACTAATGGTACTTATTCTGATTAGCGAGTGGGTTTTACGAGAATTACGTACACACAAAAAATGGTCAGTATCCTGGTGATACTGACCAGTAAAGACAGGCTTGTAGAGTTTCTATTGATGACCGGCAATAGTATGAAGAACATACGCCCATTATTTCTTCAACGGGGATGGAAGAATTCTCTCGGATAGCGATAGACAAATCCAGGTAGTCAATTAATTCAATTTTACTTTTTAACCACCGGTTTGTAAAATGAAATAACTGATATGTTTTTTCGCCTTGTTATTTTAGCAATACAATCCGATCATTGAATAACGTTGCCATGCTTACTCAAGAGGAAATCGAGTTTTTGGATACCTACGGCTATCTAAATTTAGGGCAACTATTGACCCCCGAACAGGTAAACCATATCAATGACCGGTTAGCCCAATTAATGGAATCGGAAGGCGAAGAGGCTGGTCATGAACTGGCTCAATCCAAATACATCCGCCATCCCAAAGAAGAAGGGGCTGACCGGCTGGCCGATTTAGTCAATAAGGGGCAGGTTTTCGATGTCTTTTACACCCACGAGTGCTGGCAGGCATCGAAGCCGTTCTGGGGCGGGAATACAAG is from Spirosoma taeanense and encodes:
- a CDS encoding glycoside hydrolase family 97 protein — translated: MRNVSIYKVLPLLVGAIVLFSGFNAASQSMGLSSKIGANKIILSLTKKGELQYRVTRRDKLIIADSPLGLACDDQNFTSGLSVVNVSPIEERREKYDLKVGNVKAIDHAFETKSVTFKNSSGALMIVDLVTGKEGVAFRYRFPDQDKKLRVINNEITGFRIEKNAKGWLQPYNKAGKYTPGYEDFYLNIHPGDSIRKPRNPSVGWCMPALFNVNDRKNWVLIAESGTDGSFPGCHLQPNSEGGLYKIAFAEKDEKYTLPLGENNNPAFNLPWTMPWRVIIIGDQAGDILLSTLITDLAPASKLDDTSWIEGGKATWSWWSHPEDHSPEIYNQFTDLAASFGFGYTLFDAGWEKADKEGGIIAKATSKGVKPMVWAYSASYFDAAKRKKKFKELAALGVKGIKIDFWCSDRQEVMACFQSLFEDAAKEHLLVNLHGVTVPRGWHRTWPNFMTAEAVLGAESYFYEPRYPDLAAEQNTILPFTRNVAGPTDYTPFALTIRKYPRLNTAVHELATAMIYTSGIIHFADSKEVFDSLPAPVRQLLKDMPASWDKTEPIVAQPGEQLIIARQKEGLSYIVGINGTNKAAPVNLNLAKYAKGFSKFRVITEGENPLMTFKTETYPLTSTWAYTLAPKGGFIIQFVKE
- a CDS encoding sensor histidine kinase, giving the protein MIQSSATNSDSLAFNALLINAMPGNHLVLLPNAPTFTIAAISDEYLAELNLPREIMVGYGVFEVFFSDAVNDAVAGQLMQSLTQLLQTKQAHFMPDQQHRWPNAKTGLPEWRTWRPVNKPVIGPDKEVIYIIHTIEDVTNALQLVEITEANRYLQTIINLLKEPLQVLQPVFEDGEIVDFRFKLTNQAYASYANATPEQLQGKRVGDVFPSYFETASFINSVKTYQTGQPLTFEIHYDKDGLDLYNLMSTSRLDDEVVIHFTDFTRLRQLQLQLESKIDELKRSNDHLQQFAYASSHDLQEPLRKIQQFGDLLRSSYAEELGAGLSYLERMQSAAGRMSVLIKDLLTFSRIGTNQAASQWVALGTLVEEALTDLELVVAETGAVIQVAPLPTVLGDRLQLSLLFGNLLSNALKFRHENRRPVITVKARQIKSSALPAGLRTGREVAAYHLIEVCDNGIGFDEKYTDRIFQVFQRLHGHSAYAGTGIGLAICEKVVTSHGGAITAHSQVGQGATFQVYLPA
- a CDS encoding DinB family protein; translated protein: MISLVDEAKPDRIFELETRRGERFRMPLWQLMNHTVNYSTYHRGQLAKMVRMLEHKPVATDMVIYFQNGLLNRGKETISSSR